A single Argentina anserina chromosome 7, drPotAnse1.1, whole genome shotgun sequence DNA region contains:
- the LOC126802256 gene encoding non-specific phospholipase C4-like gives MVSESNTSATSNCPIKTVVVLVQENRSFDHMVGWMKSLNPEIDGVTGAESNLISTSDPNSKSVLFGDNSAYVDPDPGHSIEDVYEQVFGEPWSEASASKNLTPTMEGFAQNAERKQAGLAETVMNGFKPENIPVYKELVTEFAVCDRWFASVPADTQPNRQYVHSATSHGLSGNDTKLLIEGLPQKTIFEAMEETGHSFGIYYQTPPATLLYRNLRKLKHIDNFHQFDLHFKKHCEEGKLPNYTVVEQTFFDILSFPANDDHPSHDVSEGQKFVKKVYEALRSSPQWNEMLFVIVYDEHGGFYDHVPTPVKDVPSPDDIAGPAPSNFKFDRLGVRVPAFLISPWIERGTVLHGPSGPYPSSEFEHSSIAATVKKIFNLKEFLTKRDAWAGTFDVILTRTTPRTDCPVTLPEPIKLREAGSKDDGKISDFQEGLVQLAAALNGDHIKDTYPHKLVENMTCSEAHKYVEEAFKTFQDECRKARKNGTDESQIIVCTASPPVQTSKSFVHKIFSCLVCDY, from the exons ATGGTTTCAGAGTCGAACACATCTGCTACAAGCAACTGCCCCATCAAAACTGTGGTGGTTCTGGTCCAAGAGAACCGTTCCTTCGACCACATGGTTGGGTGGATGAAGTCCCTAAACCCAGAGATCGATGGCGTCACCGGAGCCGAGTCCAACCTCATTTCCACCTCCGACCCCAACTCCAAAAGTGTCTTGTTCGGCGACAACTCTGCCTACGTCGACCCTGACCCGGGCCACTCCATCGAAGATGTCTACGAGCAAGTCTTCGGGGAACCATGGTCGGAGGCCTCAGCGTCAAAGAATCTCACTCCAACAATGGAGGGGTTCGCTCAAAACGCCGAGAGAAAGCAGGCGGGGCTGGCCGAGACGGTGATGAACGGGTTCAAGCCGGAGAACATTCCGGTGTATAAGGAGCTGGTGACTGAGTTTGCAGTGTGTGACAGGTGGTTTGCTTCTGTGCCGGCGGACACTCAGCCGAACCGGCAGTACGTGCACTCGGCGACCTCGCATGGACTTTCCGGGAATGATACGAAATTGCTGATTGAAGGGCTGCCGCAGAAGACCATATTTGAGGCCATGGAGGAAACCGGCCACTCATTTGGAATTTACTATCAGACCCCTCCTGCAACACTTCTGTACAG GAATCTAAGAAAGTTGAAGCACATCGATAATTTCCATCAGTTCGATCTACATTTTAAGAAGCATTGCGAGGAGGGAAAATTACCGAACTATACGGTTGTGGAACAAACGTTCTTCGACATACTGTCCTTTCCTGCCAATGATGATCACCCGTCTCATGACGTCTCAGAGGGTCAGAAATTTGTAAAGAAAGTATATGAAGCACTGCGATCAAGTCCTCAATGGAATGAAATGTTGTTCGTGATTGTTTACGACGAGCATGGCGGTTTTTACGATCATGTTCCGACGCCTGTTAAAGATGTTCCTAGTCCTGATGACATTGCCGGTCCTGCTCCCTCCAACTTTAAATTCGATCGTCTTGGTGTTAGGGTTCCGGCATTCCTAATTTCTCCTTGGATTGAGCGTGGAACAG tgttgcatggaCCTTCGGGGCCATATCCTTCATCAGAGTTTGAGCACTCCTCAATTGCAGCAACTGTCAAGAAGATTTTCAATCTAAAGGAGTTCCTCACAAAGCGTGATGCTTGGGCAGGAACCTTTGACGTTATTTTGACCAGAACGACGCCAAGAACTGATTGCCCAG TTACCTTGCCTGAACCAATCAAGCTACGAGAGGCTGGATCAAAAGACGACGGAAAGATCAGTGACTTCCAAGAAGGACTAGTACAATTGGCTGCGGCACTAAACGGGGATCACATAAAAGATACATATCCCCACAAACTGGTGGAGAACATGACTTGTTCAGAGGCTCACAAATATGTGGAAGAAGCGTTCAAGACGTTTCAAGATGAATGCAGAAAAGCTCGGAAAAATGGAACTGATGAATCTCAGATTATCGTCTGCACAGCCTCTCCTCCAGTGCAGACGTCAAAGTCGTTCGTCCATAAGATATTCTCTTGTTTGGTCTGTGATTATTGA